The following proteins are co-located in the Streptococcus downei MFe28 genome:
- a CDS encoding ribonucleotide-diphosphate reductase subunit beta: protein MPKNYLYYKAINWNHIEDELDNAVWERATSLFWLDTRIPIEEDKPKWEGLSKKEQDQLNRSLLLLAQEATYQSIEAGQIIRNSQRSQQEIAILNNLQFTEMVATKAYNRILRVFNDERDLQVWLDWVDGQEFLQKRLKTIDAIYNSKDPLAKRFAAICLEGLMNYSLLAYPLYLWQSKGFTSLGLMLEMVIRNESLHCYYLGHKVKLLLTEVDQDEAKDFENWARDFVDKLVQQEEDLIEDYFLLDDAKSLAKDLLHQEANHILENFGLGQSVYPFVQANLAGINRSLQVLRQHDLTSSSAKSVLETEGVMTDDDYDF, encoded by the coding sequence ATGCCAAAAAATTATTTGTATTACAAGGCCATCAATTGGAACCATATTGAGGATGAATTGGACAACGCTGTTTGGGAAAGGGCGACCTCCCTCTTTTGGTTGGACACGAGGATTCCTATCGAGGAGGATAAGCCTAAGTGGGAAGGCTTGAGCAAGAAGGAGCAGGACCAACTCAATCGCAGCTTGCTTCTTCTAGCCCAAGAGGCTACCTATCAATCCATTGAGGCTGGCCAAATCATCCGAAATAGTCAGCGGTCCCAGCAGGAAATCGCTATCCTCAATAATCTCCAGTTTACCGAAATGGTAGCAACCAAGGCCTATAATCGAATTCTCAGGGTCTTCAATGATGAAAGGGACTTGCAAGTCTGGCTGGATTGGGTGGACGGCCAAGAATTTCTTCAAAAGAGACTGAAAACCATTGATGCCATCTATAATAGCAAGGATCCTCTGGCCAAGCGCTTTGCAGCTATCTGTCTAGAAGGTCTGATGAACTACAGTTTGCTGGCCTATCCCCTTTATCTCTGGCAGAGCAAGGGCTTCACAAGTCTAGGCCTCATGCTGGAGATGGTCATCCGCAATGAATCCCTGCATTGCTACTATTTGGGACACAAGGTCAAGCTGCTTTTGACAGAGGTTGACCAAGATGAAGCTAAGGATTTTGAAAACTGGGCTAGAGACTTTGTTGATAAGCTAGTCCAACAAGAAGAAGACTTGATTGAAGATTATTTTCTGCTAGATGATGCCAAGTCTCTGGCCAAGGATTTGCTCCACCAAGAAGCCAACCATATCCTAGAAAATTTCGGCCTTGGCCAATCGGTCTATCCCTTTGTTCAGGCCAATCTAGCTGGAATTAATCGGTCCCTGCAGGTCTTGCGCCAACACGATTTGACCAGTTCTAGCGCTAAATCAGTTCTGGAGACTGAGGGCGTTATGACTGATGATGATTATGATTTTTAA
- the nrdE gene encoding class 1b ribonucleoside-diphosphate reductase subunit alpha: protein MSKTSQDYFVLNNMVNIPVAGKIPLHYDQEALEDYLQHEIKPKTKSFESFSNQIDYLIEHDYIDQDVLSAYSKEGNGIDKAFIQELFEEAYQYGFKFKSFMAAYKFYNQYAMKTDDLQQYLENFEDRVVFNALYLAAGNRELARHLVDELISQRYQPATPTFLNAGKKRRGEMVSCFLIDINDSMLSIGRGINSALQLSRIGGGVGVNLSNLRASGSPIKRIAHAFSGVLPVMKLLEDSFSYSNQLGQRNGAGVVYLNVFHQDILAFLSTKKENTDEKIRVKTLSLGLVVPDKYYELLKTNQPMYLFNPYHVERAYGRPFSYVDITAEYDKLVANPAIEKMVINARELEQEISRLQQESGYPYILNIDSANRSNPVKGRIIMSNLCSEILQPQEPSTLNRDLTYQEVGTDISCNLGSMNMVNLLRSPDFGKSIEYAVRALTTVTDSESIEEVPTVAKGNALYHTIGLGAMGLHTALALNGLNYDSKEALEFVDAFFLAMNYYSLKASHQIALEKKQVFHDFEASKYADGSYFDQYLQDDFHFDFPQVAKIFETIHLPSLEDWQALKEAVMADGLYHRNRLAVAPNGSISYINETSASLHPITQLIENRQEKKVGSIFYPAPYLSNDTISHYKTAYDMDQRKIIDIYAQAQKHVDQGLSLTLFMRSKLPQGLYEWKKPDHPNLTTRDLNKLRNYAWTKGIKSLYYVRTYTEDDEFESINNCESCMI, encoded by the coding sequence ATGTCCAAAACTAGTCAAGATTATTTTGTCTTAAATAACATGGTCAATATCCCAGTCGCTGGGAAAATTCCACTACATTATGACCAAGAAGCCCTAGAAGATTATCTGCAACATGAGATCAAGCCCAAGACCAAATCTTTTGAGAGTTTCTCTAACCAGATTGATTACCTGATTGAGCATGACTATATCGATCAGGATGTTTTATCAGCTTACTCCAAAGAAGGTAACGGTATTGATAAGGCCTTTATCCAAGAGCTTTTTGAGGAGGCCTATCAATACGGTTTTAAATTCAAATCCTTTATGGCAGCTTATAAATTTTATAACCAGTATGCCATGAAGACAGATGACCTCCAGCAATACCTAGAAAATTTCGAGGATCGGGTTGTCTTTAATGCCCTCTATTTGGCTGCTGGCAATCGAGAATTGGCCCGTCATTTGGTGGATGAATTGATTAGTCAACGCTACCAGCCAGCCACGCCCACCTTTTTAAACGCCGGTAAGAAAAGGCGAGGGGAGATGGTTTCTTGTTTCCTCATTGACATTAATGACTCCATGCTCTCTATCGGTCGCGGGATTAATTCGGCCCTGCAGCTTTCCCGTATAGGTGGGGGTGTCGGCGTCAACCTCTCCAATCTGAGGGCTAGTGGTTCACCCATCAAGCGGATTGCCCATGCTTTCTCAGGAGTTCTACCTGTTATGAAACTTTTAGAAGATTCCTTTAGCTACAGCAACCAACTAGGTCAACGCAATGGCGCGGGTGTTGTCTATCTTAATGTCTTCCACCAAGATATCCTGGCCTTCCTATCAACTAAAAAAGAAAATACCGACGAAAAGATTCGGGTCAAGACCCTCTCTCTAGGTCTGGTGGTTCCTGATAAATACTATGAACTTCTAAAGACCAATCAACCCATGTATCTCTTTAATCCCTATCATGTCGAAAGAGCTTACGGACGGCCTTTCTCCTATGTTGATATTACAGCCGAATACGATAAGCTAGTAGCTAATCCAGCCATTGAAAAGATGGTCATCAATGCTAGGGAATTGGAACAAGAGATTTCCCGCCTCCAACAGGAATCCGGTTATCCTTACATCCTCAATATCGATAGCGCCAACCGCTCTAATCCTGTCAAGGGTCGCATCATCATGAGCAACCTCTGTTCGGAAATTCTACAACCGCAAGAGCCTTCGACATTAAATAGGGATTTGACCTATCAAGAAGTCGGAACCGATATCTCCTGCAATCTCGGTTCTATGAATATGGTCAATCTCCTCCGTTCACCTGACTTTGGTAAGTCCATTGAATACGCCGTGCGTGCTTTGACCACAGTTACGGATAGCGAGTCCATCGAAGAAGTCCCCACCGTTGCTAAGGGGAATGCTCTCTATCACACCATAGGCCTAGGAGCTATGGGGCTTCATACCGCCCTAGCCTTAAATGGTCTTAATTATGACTCAAAGGAGGCCCTAGAATTTGTTGATGCCTTCTTCTTAGCCATGAATTATTATTCTCTAAAGGCTAGCCATCAAATCGCCCTAGAAAAAAAGCAAGTTTTTCATGATTTTGAAGCCTCCAAGTATGCTGACGGTAGCTACTTTGACCAGTATTTGCAAGATGATTTCCACTTTGATTTTCCTCAGGTCGCAAAAATCTTTGAAACTATCCACTTACCCAGTTTAGAAGACTGGCAGGCTCTGAAGGAAGCAGTTATGGCGGATGGGCTTTATCATCGCAATCGTTTGGCGGTGGCCCCCAATGGTTCTATTTCTTATATTAATGAAACTAGTGCCTCTCTCCATCCTATCACTCAGCTGATTGAAAACCGCCAAGAGAAGAAGGTGGGGTCCATATTTTATCCCGCTCCTTATCTGTCCAATGACACCATCAGTCACTATAAGACTGCCTATGATATGGACCAAAGAAAGATTATTGACATCTATGCCCAAGCGCAAAAGCATGTTGACCAAGGGCTCAGTCTGACCCTTTTCATGCGTTCCAAACTACCTCAAGGTCTCTATGAATGGAAAAAGCCTGACCATCCCAATCTGACCACTCGCGACCTCAATAAACTTCGCAATTACGCCTGGACCAAGGGCATTAAGTCTCTCTATTATGTCAGGACCTATACTGAGGATGATGAATTTGAAAGCATCAACAACTGCGAATCCTGCATGATTTAG
- the nrdI gene encoding class Ib ribonucleoside-diphosphate reductase assembly flavoprotein NrdI yields the protein MQPIAIFYISLSGNTEDFIHRLAAHIKQKYGLELETTNLKSLVKKGQPAIFDIDKPYFSFLPSYLEGGNGLDNGYQEILTTPLRRLIAHGENATYCLGIVGSGNRNFNKQFCLTAHQYAQDFGFPVLDEFELRGSQEDLERIGDKLVKVFQTATKTKGVAYVQN from the coding sequence ATGCAACCAATTGCTATCTTTTATATCAGCCTCAGCGGAAATACCGAAGATTTTATTCATCGCTTGGCTGCTCATATTAAACAGAAATATGGCTTAGAGCTAGAGACCACCAATCTTAAAAGTCTGGTCAAGAAGGGCCAGCCTGCCATTTTCGATATTGATAAGCCCTATTTTAGCTTTCTTCCATCTTATTTAGAGGGTGGAAATGGTTTAGACAATGGTTATCAAGAAATATTGACCACCCCTTTGAGAAGATTGATTGCTCATGGGGAAAATGCCACTTATTGCCTGGGAATTGTTGGTAGTGGGAACCGCAATTTTAATAAGCAATTCTGCCTAACGGCCCACCAATATGCTCAGGATTTTGGTTTTCCAGTCTTGGACGAATTCGAATTGCGGGGAAGCCAAGAAGACCTAGAGAGAATTGGCGACAAGCTGGTCAAGGTTTTTCAAACAGCAACAAAAACAAAAGGAGTAGCCTATGTCCAAAACTAG
- a CDS encoding Crp/Fnr family transcriptional regulator: MENDHCVNKVPLFNHLTPAEQAEIQSLVYHRSYKKGEIIFSPQNPEQLTIIASGKMKVYHLSSQGREQLIRIVGPGDYDGENYLFGLKNKALYGEALTDTMICCLLQTRFADLLKKYPQLGLKLLDLNAQKTVELENQTQLLGLDKIEDRLLFYLADLAEPGHQETIKIPIPLKEVANYLGTNPETLSRNFKSLEKEGLISRKIRKVELGAKFWQRLEDMK, from the coding sequence ATGGAAAATGACCACTGTGTCAATAAGGTTCCCCTCTTCAACCATTTGACTCCAGCAGAGCAGGCAGAAATCCAGTCCCTAGTTTATCACCGCTCTTATAAGAAGGGAGAAATTATCTTTTCTCCTCAAAATCCCGAACAGCTAACCATTATTGCCTCGGGGAAAATGAAGGTTTACCACCTTTCCTCTCAAGGTCGCGAACAGCTGATTCGGATTGTCGGTCCAGGTGACTACGATGGTGAAAATTACCTTTTTGGCCTAAAAAATAAGGCCCTCTATGGTGAAGCCTTAACAGATACAATGATTTGTTGTCTACTGCAGACAAGGTTTGCGGATTTACTCAAGAAATATCCCCAGTTAGGCTTGAAACTTTTGGACCTGAATGCTCAGAAGACTGTCGAGCTAGAAAATCAGACCCAGCTCCTCGGTCTGGACAAGATTGAAGACAGACTCCTCTTTTACTTGGCCGACCTTGCAGAACCGGGACATCAAGAGACCATCAAAATCCCCATCCCCTTAAAAGAAGTCGCTAATTACCTGGGGACCAACCCAGAAACCCTCTCGCGAAATTTCAAAAGCCTGGAAAAGGAAGGTCTGATTTCAAGAAAGATTCGCAAGGTGGAGTTGGGCGCTAAATTTTGGCAGAGACTAGAAGACATGAAATAA
- a CDS encoding DUF1304 domain-containing protein, whose amino-acid sequence MSIFTTVLSILVALEFFYIMYLETFATASASTARVFGMSQEELKNKNLNTLFKNQGVYNGLIGLGILYSLVYNPSMILPIMVYIIAVAAYGAATSNPKILLTQGGLAILTVLAHIFLG is encoded by the coding sequence TTGTCTATTTTCACGACTGTTCTATCTATCTTGGTAGCCCTGGAATTTTTCTACATCATGTATCTGGAGACCTTTGCCACGGCTTCGGCCTCAACGGCCCGAGTTTTCGGCATGAGCCAAGAAGAGCTCAAAAATAAAAATCTCAATACCCTTTTCAAAAATCAAGGAGTCTATAACGGTTTGATTGGGCTGGGCATCCTTTATTCCTTGGTTTATAATCCCAGCATGATTTTGCCTATCATGGTTTACATCATTGCAGTTGCAGCTTATGGGGCAGCGACTTCCAACCCTAAGATCCTCTTGACCCAAGGTGGACTAGCCATCTTGACTGTCCTAGCCCATATTTTCTTGGGCTAA
- a CDS encoding sensor histidine kinase produces the protein MFKHLRIRIILIAAGVLAIALFMFAGILSSVFYFNTNQQIDSVLQVLSDNHGQLDYNNRTSNQLGIDSPDALYQYRYFSLLVDKNDRLVSAQTDNIRSIGTDDVNRVLDEVLKQKYDHGRVTVNGLTFSYKKTSQKNGDNLIVILDTGQFYQNAQALRRVTYILSAASFVLFLVIFTIFSGKIIRPFIRNMEKQRRFITNAGHELKTPLAIIQANTELQELMTGENEWSLSTKDQVTRLTNLINSMVALARLEEQPEVALSDVDFSAITQDAAEDFKGPVLRDGKDFLMEITPDIHIQAEEKSLFELVTVLVDNANKYCDPGGKVRVRLSQVGRTRKRARLQVSNTYKEGKDRDYSKFFERFYREEESHNNKKKSGFGIGLSMAQSVVKLFRGRIFVNYKEDTIIFTVTFPKL, from the coding sequence ATGTTTAAGCATCTGCGGATCCGAATTATTTTGATTGCGGCGGGTGTCCTGGCCATTGCCCTTTTCATGTTTGCCGGTATCCTAAGCTCTGTTTTTTACTTCAATACTAACCAACAAATTGATAGTGTCTTGCAGGTTCTTTCGGACAATCATGGCCAGCTCGATTACAATAATCGGACATCCAATCAGCTGGGCATAGACTCGCCTGATGCTCTCTACCAGTACCGTTATTTCAGCCTACTAGTTGATAAGAATGACCGCCTCGTCTCGGCCCAGACCGATAATATTCGCTCCATTGGTACTGACGATGTGAATCGAGTTCTAGATGAGGTCCTTAAGCAAAAATATGATCATGGGCGTGTTACTGTCAATGGGCTGACCTTCTCTTATAAGAAAACTAGCCAAAAGAATGGCGATAATTTGATCGTTATCCTGGATACGGGTCAATTTTATCAGAATGCCCAAGCCTTGAGACGGGTAACCTATATCCTATCGGCTGCCAGCTTTGTCCTATTTTTGGTGATTTTTACGATTTTCTCTGGTAAAATTATTCGCCCTTTCATCAGAAATATGGAGAAGCAAAGGCGCTTTATCACCAATGCAGGCCATGAGCTCAAGACTCCTCTAGCGATTATTCAGGCTAATACCGAGTTGCAGGAGCTAATGACTGGCGAAAACGAGTGGTCCCTTTCGACCAAGGACCAGGTGACCAGACTGACAAACTTGATTAATTCCATGGTGGCCCTGGCCAGATTGGAGGAACAACCAGAGGTTGCTCTCTCAGATGTTGATTTTTCAGCCATAACGCAAGATGCGGCGGAGGATTTTAAGGGGCCGGTCCTTCGGGATGGCAAAGACTTTCTCATGGAAATTACCCCCGACATTCATATCCAGGCGGAAGAAAAATCCCTCTTTGAGTTGGTTACGGTTTTGGTTGATAATGCCAATAAATACTGTGACCCTGGTGGAAAGGTAAGGGTTCGTCTTAGCCAAGTTGGTCGCACCCGTAAGCGAGCCCGTTTACAGGTTTCCAACACTTATAAAGAAGGCAAGGATAGGGACTACAGTAAATTTTTCGAACGCTTTTACCGAGAAGAAGAATCGCATAACAACAAGAAGAAGTCCGGCTTTGGTATTGGGCTCTCCATGGCTCAAAGCGTGGTCAAACTCTTTCGTGGCCGTATCTTTGTCAACTATAAGGAGGACACCATTATTTTCACGGTGACCTTTCCTAAACTATAA
- a CDS encoding response regulator transcription factor, with product MTMKILLAEDEEQLGRVYRAALEHQGYQVDQAVNGQEAVDLARENAYDLMILDIMMPVKTGLEALSEIRDSGDRTHVIMLTAMSEINDRVTGLDAGADEYLTKPISLKELLARLRSMERRLDDSFTSRTLECGSVKLDVSEQEITASNTVRLAGKENKLMEFFMLNPAKKLSTQEIYQQVWGKDDEEANQDYVYVYVSYLRQKLQAIKADIEIVGEKDGDFQLIPVGERHV from the coding sequence ATGACCATGAAAATTCTCTTAGCCGAGGATGAAGAACAACTGGGACGGGTTTATCGGGCAGCCTTGGAGCATCAAGGCTATCAGGTTGATCAGGCCGTCAATGGCCAGGAGGCTGTTGATTTAGCTAGAGAAAACGCCTACGATCTCATGATTTTGGATATTATGATGCCTGTCAAGACAGGGCTGGAGGCTCTGAGCGAAATCCGCGACTCTGGAGATCGCACCCATGTCATTATGCTCACGGCCATGTCTGAAATTAATGATCGGGTGACCGGCCTTGATGCCGGTGCTGATGAGTACCTGACCAAGCCGATTTCCTTAAAAGAATTATTGGCTCGCCTGCGCTCCATGGAAAGGCGTCTAGATGATAGCTTTACCTCTAGGACTTTAGAATGTGGCTCCGTGAAGTTGGATGTTTCCGAGCAGGAAATCACAGCCAGTAATACCGTTCGCCTAGCAGGAAAAGAAAACAAGCTGATGGAATTTTTCATGCTCAATCCTGCCAAGAAGCTTTCCACCCAAGAAATCTACCAACAGGTTTGGGGCAAAGACGACGAAGAGGCCAATCAGGACTATGTCTACGTCTATGTTTCCTATTTGCGCCAGAAACTCCAGGCCATTAAGGCTGATATTGAAATTGTCGGGGAAAAGGATGGCGATTTCCAACTCATCCCAGTAGGTGAGCGCCATGTTTAA
- a CDS encoding GTP pyrophosphokinase, which yields MSTIYGDYEVYLPQIMEGLTDEIKLANKRQKEATGFKLYEHLLARVKKPDSMVEKCQRKGLPLTPHSALKEIRDSIGIRVVCGFVDDIYKTVAILKNLPGLRIVKEKDYIARAKPNGYRSYHLILELTSDFPDVEGNRPGKYFAEVQLRTIAQDSWASLEHQLKYKHTIKNPELITRELKRCADELASCDLSMQTIRNLIEEGGD from the coding sequence ATGTCAACGATTTATGGCGACTATGAGGTCTATCTCCCGCAAATTATGGAAGGTTTGACCGATGAGATTAAGCTGGCCAATAAAAGACAGAAGGAAGCGACGGGCTTTAAGCTCTATGAACATCTGCTGGCAAGGGTTAAGAAGCCTGATAGTATGGTCGAAAAATGTCAGCGCAAGGGCTTGCCACTAACACCTCATTCTGCCCTCAAGGAAATTCGCGATAGTATCGGCATTCGGGTGGTCTGTGGCTTTGTGGATGATATTTACAAGACTGTTGCCATTCTCAAGAACTTACCTGGTTTAAGAATTGTCAAGGAGAAGGATTATATTGCCAGGGCCAAACCTAATGGCTATCGTTCTTATCACTTGATATTAGAGCTAACAAGTGATTTTCCTGATGTTGAGGGCAATAGGCCTGGAAAGTATTTTGCGGAGGTCCAACTGCGCACCATCGCTCAGGACTCTTGGGCTAGCCTAGAGCATCAGTTGAAGTACAAGCATACCATTAAAAATCCCGAATTGATTACGCGAGAGCTCAAGCGCTGTGCGGACGAATTAGCTTCCTGTGACCTGAGTATGCAGACCATTCGAAATTTAATTGAGGAAGGTGGTGATTAG
- a CDS encoding GFA family protein: protein MISGSCLCGAVAYQAQSVHPLVTYCHCNFCRKAAGTAFSSNILADKEGFTILKGEEVPSFYQSSPGKTRVFCSKCGSPLYHTKEDQPDLITIKLGTLDQTDEDFSNWSACHIWTESEKPWLDYQKGDFFKQTKN from the coding sequence ATGATTTCTGGTTCCTGTTTATGTGGAGCAGTTGCCTATCAGGCGCAATCTGTCCACCCACTCGTGACCTATTGTCACTGTAATTTTTGTCGCAAGGCTGCTGGCACAGCTTTTTCCAGCAATATCTTGGCCGATAAGGAAGGATTTACCATCCTTAAAGGAGAAGAAGTGCCATCCTTTTACCAGTCCTCACCTGGTAAAACTAGGGTCTTTTGTTCCAAATGTGGCAGTCCCCTCTATCACACCAAGGAGGACCAACCAGATCTTATCACCATTAAACTAGGAACCCTGGATCAAACCGATGAAGACTTTTCAAACTGGTCCGCTTGCCATATCTGGACAGAGTCTGAGAAGCCTTGGCTGGACTATCAAAAAGGCGACTTTTTCAAACAGACTAAAAACTGA